The following are encoded in a window of Spirochaetota bacterium genomic DNA:
- the hypF gene encoding carbamoyltransferase HypF, protein MIRKELTITGIVQGVGFRPFIYRLAHEHGIQGSVRNDTRGVVIAAEGEPGDIEAFIKDIREQAPPLSFIETISISDAAPRGAGGFLIEASTAATERSAFIAPDTMVCADCMREFSDPHDRRHHYPFITCTNCGPRFSIIADIPYDRGNTSMSPFTMCAECAKEYADPADRRFHTQPDACPRCGPSLKLMNRKGEVLAADTESVARETLAALEHGAIVAIKGVGGYLLACDAGNDDAVGLLRARKGRPFKPFALMAGSIDSIESFLYVSPAERALLLSKERPIVVLKTREPRVSGLVAPGLSDIGIMLPYAPFQHLLFEYNPGMVLVMTSGNVSDEPIVFREDDARERLGHIADLFVSYNRDIVEFSDDSVLFVQDEIPYFIRRSRGYVPVPFRAAESKKSMLATGGDLKNSFAIARGGVVVLSQFVGDLATLAGNELYRSTIAHLSRVYAFSPDVVVSDLHPGYFTSQFADSLEEKGIPRLKTQHHHAHIASVLEDSGSDTPVIGIAFDGTGYGTDGRLWGSEFMIADKGTFTRMAHFSYFPLPGGESAIRDVWKIGVALEYGARGREWTLGKRGARAEMVIEIIDKNINSPLACSIGRLFDGMASMLGIADRISTEAEAAQLIEEAALRGSRSGGDDGYTVPIAEGEVMELSTDELVRYCATLLGRGMHVDEIAYRFHAAIVRSSLAIAGRLRERTGISTAALSGGAFQNRLLLGMTMRGLRKNKFDILVPRKIPFNDGCLALGQIAIARESIR, encoded by the coding sequence ATGATCCGAAAAGAGCTTACCATAACGGGCATTGTGCAGGGGGTCGGATTCAGGCCGTTTATCTACCGGCTTGCGCACGAACATGGAATACAAGGGAGCGTGCGCAATGACACACGCGGTGTGGTCATCGCTGCGGAGGGTGAACCGGGGGATATAGAAGCTTTTATTAAGGATATTCGCGAACAGGCGCCTCCCCTCTCGTTTATAGAAACGATATCGATTTCAGACGCCGCGCCGCGCGGGGCCGGCGGTTTTTTAATTGAAGCAAGCACGGCAGCCACGGAGCGTTCAGCCTTTATCGCGCCCGACACCATGGTCTGCGCCGACTGTATGCGGGAATTTTCCGACCCCCATGACCGCAGGCATCACTATCCCTTCATCACCTGTACCAACTGCGGTCCCCGTTTCAGTATTATCGCCGATATACCCTACGATCGGGGAAACACCTCGATGTCCCCGTTTACCATGTGCGCGGAATGCGCGAAGGAATACGCGGACCCGGCCGACCGGAGATTCCACACCCAGCCTGACGCGTGCCCCCGCTGCGGTCCTTCGCTCAAACTGATGAACCGAAAAGGGGAAGTTCTTGCCGCGGATACGGAATCGGTCGCCCGGGAGACGCTCGCGGCGCTGGAACATGGGGCGATCGTCGCGATCAAGGGCGTGGGCGGATACCTTCTCGCGTGCGATGCCGGGAACGATGACGCGGTGGGCCTGCTGCGCGCGCGAAAAGGCAGGCCCTTCAAGCCGTTCGCGCTCATGGCGGGCAGCATCGATTCTATTGAGTCATTTTTATACGTCTCTCCCGCGGAGCGCGCGCTTCTCCTTTCGAAGGAAAGGCCCATAGTCGTGCTCAAGACGAGGGAGCCCCGCGTGAGTGGCCTGGTCGCGCCGGGGTTGAGCGATATCGGGATCATGCTTCCGTATGCGCCCTTCCAGCACCTGCTTTTTGAGTACAATCCGGGCATGGTTCTCGTAATGACGAGCGGCAATGTCAGCGACGAACCGATCGTGTTCAGGGAAGACGATGCGCGGGAAAGGCTTGGACACATAGCTGACCTGTTTGTCAGCTATAATCGCGATATCGTCGAATTCAGCGACGACAGCGTGCTGTTCGTCCAGGACGAAATCCCGTATTTCATCAGGCGGTCGCGCGGCTACGTGCCGGTACCGTTCAGGGCGGCGGAATCGAAAAAGAGCATGCTCGCGACCGGCGGGGATTTGAAGAACAGCTTCGCGATCGCGCGGGGCGGCGTTGTCGTACTTTCGCAATTCGTGGGGGACCTGGCGACGCTCGCGGGCAACGAACTGTACCGCTCGACGATAGCCCACCTGAGCCGCGTATACGCGTTCTCCCCGGACGTGGTGGTATCGGACCTCCACCCCGGTTATTTTACGTCGCAGTTCGCGGATTCGCTGGAAGAAAAAGGGATTCCCCGGCTGAAAACACAGCACCATCACGCGCATATTGCTTCCGTCCTCGAGGATTCGGGGTCCGATACACCGGTTATCGGAATCGCGTTCGACGGCACGGGATACGGTACCGACGGCAGGCTCTGGGGAAGCGAATTCATGATCGCCGACAAAGGCACGTTCACGCGCATGGCGCATTTTTCGTATTTTCCGCTGCCGGGCGGAGAATCCGCGATACGGGACGTGTGGAAGATCGGCGTCGCCCTCGAATACGGGGCGCGGGGAAGGGAATGGACCCTCGGGAAACGCGGCGCGCGTGCGGAAATGGTGATCGAGATCATCGACAAAAATATAAACTCACCGCTGGCGTGCAGCATCGGGAGGCTTTTTGACGGCATGGCGTCGATGCTCGGGATAGCGGACCGGATAAGCACGGAGGCGGAGGCGGCCCAGCTCATCGAAGAAGCGGCGCTTCGCGGATCGAGGTCCGGAGGCGATGACGGTTACACGGTTCCCATCGCCGAGGGGGAGGTCATGGAGCTCTCCACGGATGAACTCGTGCGATATTGCGCTACACTTCTGGGACGGGGGATGCATGTCGACGAGATCGCGTACAGGTTTCATGCCGCGATAGTGCGCTCCTCCCTTGCCATCGCCGGGCGGCTTCGCGAGAGGACGGGAATATCGACGGCCGCGCTTTCGGGGGGCGCGTTCCAGAACAGGCTCCTCCTCGGGATGACGATGCGGGGGCTTCGAAAAAATAAATTTGACATTCTCGTCCCGCGAAAAATACCCTTCAACGACGGTTGCCTGGCACTGGGCCAGATAGCGATCGCCAGGGAGTCAATCAGGTGA